A portion of the Drosophila innubila isolate TH190305 chromosome 3L unlocalized genomic scaffold, UK_Dinn_1.0 0_D_3L, whole genome shotgun sequence genome contains these proteins:
- the LOC117787360 gene encoding fat-body protein 1, with product MSKFFVLVAFVGMVSAGRIQQRESQRDINTAGKRVERMSWQDLVRQKFLLDIVHRVQEPLQQEDLIQLDQGLITDENRYRFGIDGEIELIIDLDRQRRLLNQHQVYNIRNEDHVLQLRGIIRILASSKDFETLQRNAIYLRRNINPVLFVHGLSLAIRNHPDTQELIMPGMQEILPDLYLDQEMMQRIQRVQLEHRALPSVMSLVGRVKSSRGVNPLMDTIIPSRLALKAQQIRENTERIVLPMPTENQGISLLTEDIDMRIFVQNLVSNLALNEDTTENRLRNLQRMGNINDMELEMEQRRRQQENVEDNMDRNQRDRFAGALRRKEINNEQSQSRAQNSGRRPSLENIGRMTSRITDGDDLLPTVDIKDDRLLHVGRRRQNLNSSGSQEKQLETRLREGRQNMWNMNDNVEDLIDNLPTIRRDNERLVQINRRRLDQTAANRTPRRMMKEDTMQLISREPTEEMLRRNRQREEQTELERFISMIREERLGEERRVDQWQQRQDNDQGWIDNLQQSIDYEQVTRRSEVLAHTLRQLLARLNQERISLRLGNEEMQLMDNSRLILANQNQAQRYALRLNEMLLDSRRNRALLDQINAIEVTLRQVIDNLIRERNSLVTDSALNPLDESLRLERMIGEILTGRLGDTGIMRILRAQLQDTNVMQMDSLGLGVSLNNRVLQYTLRRILDVVDKQREQQLGAYRREQLHMQGVTINDMRVSKLSTFIEEVDMDVSSLLEQPQKMQLVVSQRRLNNLPFTIDLDIHSEREEDVIIRMLLGPRQDAEGRDLSLEQRRNDFVLLDAINTQLQSGINRIQHRSTCIGWTTRNVTPYSEIYRRVMTTMRGQQEQLISDELVAQNGRFPQRLLLPRGRPEGLPMQLLVIVSPIERQEHRMVLDRTGGLMISQASIEDKRPLGFPLDRRIDNEQKFIRLSNVQLQDVVIVHEN from the exons ATGAGCAAGTTTTTTGTGCTGGTTGCCTTTGTGGGCATGGTTAGTGCTGGACGCATTCAACAACGTGAATCTCAGCGTGACATAAACACTg ctGGTAAGCGCGTTGAGCGCATGTCCTGGCAAGATTTGGTTAGGCAAAAGTTTCTACTCGACATTGTGCATCGTGTGCAGGAGCCATTGCAGCAAGAGGATCTCATACAGCTAGACCAGGGTCTAATTACGGATGAAAATCGTTACCGATTTGGCATTGATGGAGAGATAGAGCTTATCATCGATTTGGATCGGCAGCGTCGTCTGCTGAATCAACATCAGGTCTACAATATACGCAACGAGGATCATGTCCTGCAACTTCGGGGCATCATTCGCATCCTGGCTTCCTCCAAGGACTTTGAGACACTGCAACGCAATGCCATCTATCTGAGACGCAACATAAATCCAGTTCTCTTTGTCCATGGACTAAGTCTAGCTATTCGAAATCACCCGGACACTCAAGAGTTGATCATGCCTGGCATGCAGGAGATATTGCCGGACCTGTACCTCGATCAGGAGATGATGCAACGTATCCAGCGAGTGCAACTGGAGCACAGGGCACTTCCCTCTGTCATGTCTTTGGTGGGGCGAGTCAAGAGCTCGCGAGGAGTCAATCCCCTGATGGATACAATAATACCCAGCCGATTGGCATTGAAAGCACAACAGATTCGTGAGAATACGGAGCGTATTGTGTTGCCGATGCCAACTGAGAATCAGGGCATTTCTCTGCTAACTGAGGACATTGACATGCGCATCTTTGTGCAGAATCTGGTCAGTAATTTGGCTCTGAATGAGGACACAACGGAAAATCGCTTGAGGAATCTGCAGAGAATGGGAAATATCAACGACATGGAGTTGGAGATGGAACAGCGCCGTCGGCAACAAGAGAACGTTGAGGATAACATGGATCGCAATCAGCGAGATCGTTTCGCGGGTGCACTGCGTCGCAAAGAAATCAACAACGAGCAGAGTCAATCTAGAGCACAAAACTCTGGTCGTCGTCCCTCTCTGGAGAACATTGGACGGATGACAAGTCGTATCACTGATGGCGATGATCTTTTACCCACCGTGGATATTAAGGACGATCGCCTGTTGCATGTGGGACGTCGTCGCCAGAACTTGAACAGCAGCGGAAGCCAAGAGAAGCAGCTGGAGACACGTCTAAGAGAAGGACGTCAAAACATGTGGAACATGAATGATAATGTGGAAGACTTAATCGACAATCTGCCAACCATTCGCCGGGACAACGAGCGTCTTGTGCAAATCAATAGACGCCGGCTGGATCAGACAGCAGCGAATAGGACTCCACGACGCATGATGAAGGAGGACACTATGCAGCTGATCAGCCGAGAACCGACCGAAGAAATGCTGCGTCGCAATCGACAGCGTGAGGAGCAAACAGAACTGGAGCGTTTCATATCAATGATAAGGGAGGAGCGTCTGGGTGAAGAACGGCGTGTTGACCAATGGCAGCAGCGACAGGATAATGATCAAGGATGGATTGATAACTTGCAACAATCGATCGATTACGAGCAAGTCACGCGGCGTAGTGAAGTTCTGGCACACACTCTTCGTCAACTGTTGGCCCGCTTGAACCAGGAACGCATCTCCCTGCGCCTGGGCAATGAGGAGATGCAGCTGATGGACAACTCTCGCCTAATCCTGGCCAACCAAAATCAGGCTCAACGCTATGCTCTGCGTCTGAACGAGATGCTGTTGGACTCACGTCGCAATCGTGCTCTGCTCGATCAGATCAATGCTATCGAAGTTACTTTAAGGCAGGTAATTGATAATTTGATCCGTGAGAGGAACAGCCTTGTGACAGATTCCGCCCTGAATCCTCTGGATGAATCTCTTCGTTTGGAGCGTATGATTGGAGAGATTCTAACCGGTCGCCTGGGTGACACTGGAATCATGCGCATTCTGCGTGCGCAACTGCAGGACACCAACGTTATGCAGATGGATTCTTTGGGACTTGGTGTCAGCCTGAACAATCGCGTGCTGCAATACACACTGCGTCGCATTTTGGACGTGGTGGATAAGCAGCGGGAGCAACAGCTGGGTGCTTACAGGCGGGAACAGCTGCACATGCAGGGTGTCACCATTAATGATATGCGCGTCAGCAAACTGAGCACCTTCATCGAGGAAGTCGACATGGATGTCAGCAGTCTGCTGGAGCAGCCCCAGAAAATGCAGCTGGTTGTGAGTCAGCGTCGCCTCAATAATCTTCCCTTTACCATTGACCTGGATATTCACTCGGAGCGTGAAGAGGATGTCATCATTCGCATGCTGCTGGGACCGCGTCAGGATGCTGAGGGTCGGGATCTGAGCTTGGAGCAGCGTCGCAATGACTTTGTGCTTCTGGATGCAATTAATACCCAACTGCAGTCGGGTATCAATCGCATTCAGCATCGATCCACGTGCATTGGCTGGACCACACGGAATGTCACACCCTACAGCGAAATCTATCGCCGTGTGATGACCACAATGCGCGGCCAGCAGGAGCAATTGATAAGCGACGAGTTGGTTGCTCAAAACGGACGCTTCCCGCAGCGCCTTCTGTTGCCACGCGGTCGTCCTGAAGGGCTGCCCATGCAACTCCTGGTAATTGTTTCGCCCATAGAGCGGCAGGAGCATCGAATGGTCCTAGACCGCACTGGTGGCCTTATGATAAGTCAGGCTTCCATCGAAGACAAACGTCCGCTGGGATTCCCCCTCGACCGTCGCATTGACAACGAGCAGAAGTTTATCCGCTTGTCCAATGTGCAATTGCaggatgttgttattgttcacGAGAACTGA